In Chloroflexota bacterium, the DNA window GCGAGCAGCTGCCACCTGCCGACCCCCTTCACCAGGACGGTGCGCAGGGTCCCCCAGCCGTATTCGGTTCCGGCTGTCGACGCCGCCAGAATCATCATGAGAATGACGCCGAAGAAGGCCAACGAACTGGCCAAGGCAAATGTGAGGCTGTTGGGAAGCAACAGGGCTTCCCGGATGTCGTTGGAGTCCTCGTTGACGGATTCACAGCGTTCGGCAAACTCCTGCAGGCCCCTGGCGATGTTCTGCTGTTCCTCCCGGGAGAATCGCTCGATGTCGATGGGGATTTCGCCCCCCTCCATGTCGCGAAGATCAGCGCAGGTGAACTCGATCTCGACGGTTTCCCCAGCCGTATCGGTTGCGTCGAACGAAATGCTCGATTGATTGGCGGGCCCTCCGCTTTGGGCGAAGGCGTAGGTGCTCCAGAAGATGAGCTGCGAAATGGCCACGCCGATGATCAGCAGAATCCACGGCATCCGGCGGCGGTGCAGCTTGAACCACTCCCAGCGCGTGAGCCTGAGGACGTGCCCGATCATTGGATCTCACCCGCGACATCACCGGTGACTTCGAGGAAATACTGCTCCAGCGACACTTGGAGCGGCGTGATCTCCGAGATATAGACTCCCGCTCGGCCCAATGCCTCGCTCAACTCAGGCGTTCGGTCGTGCGGCGCCGTCACGATCAGCGCCTCGCCCTCGATCCGCACGTCCTCCACCCAATCCAGCGCCGCGAGAACCTCGACCGCCTTTGCGTCGTCGGATGTCCGCAGGCGGACTTGCTCCTGCGGCTGCAGCAGGTCGCCGACGGCGCCCTGGGCGATCACCTTGCCCTTGGACAGGATGGCGACGCTGTCGCAGATTTGCTCCACCTCGTTGAGCAGGTGGCTGGAGAGCAGCACCGTGCGGTCGGCGCTTCCCAGGCTGCGAATCAGGTCGCGCACTTCCGCCATGCCCGCCGGGTCCATGCCGT includes these proteins:
- a CDS encoding ABC transporter permease subunit, whose amino-acid sequence is MIGHVLRLTRWEWFKLHRRRMPWILLIIGVAISQLIFWSTYAFAQSGGPANQSSISFDATDTAGETVEIEFTCADLRDMEGGEIPIDIERFSREEQQNIARGLQEFAERCESVNEDSNDIREALLLPNSLTFALASSLAFFGVILMMILAASTAGTEYGWGTLRTVLVKGVGRWQLLAAKTLVIMLASAGLSAAVLATVGVASVIASLTLEGGELAGAGEWSDFAIAFGKLIYTYLPYVALAVLMSVLTSSSGMGIAIGVGYYVIESIVVGILVNFDWFEGISNFVLGRVTSGWLELGDFSFGAGGVGEMPDPLPAAMVMLGYIVILGGLAFILFQRKDVAGAKGG